In one Lycium barbarum isolate Lr01 chromosome 7, ASM1917538v2, whole genome shotgun sequence genomic region, the following are encoded:
- the LOC132602012 gene encoding cold-responsive protein kinase 1-like has translation MSLTISAATHALVNPPTSFQVISPSPSKREMQNSGLFFFLGSLVILIILVVLMLILWKFFKPGKLRALISRTAKPPGTSDALSVHLRTISYFNFHTLEKATKNFHSNNLLGSGGFGPVFLGKLGDGQLIAVKKLSLGNSQQGDREFLAEVRLITSIQHKNLVRLLGCCSDGAQRLLVYEYMKNRSLDQIIYGKINIFLNWKTRYQIILGIARGLQYLHEDSHIRIVHRDIKASNILLDDKFQPRIGDFGLARFFPEDQAYLSTAFAGTLGYTAPEYAIRGELSEKADIYSFGVLVLEIINCRKNTDLSLPSEMQYLPEYAWKLYERSRLIDLVDPKMREDGIVEKDVMQTIYVAFLCLQPHANLRPPMSEIVAMLVPKVTLVETPTRPAFLDRKRRKDEKISWDTTTDGFPSPLQSDSPSLSRPQK, from the exons ATGTCTCTCACAATATCTGCAGCCACGCACGCACTTGTTAATCCTCCAACATCATTTCAAG TAATATCTCCATCACCATCGAAACGTGAGATGCAGAACTCTGGCTTGTTCTTTTTTCTTGGAAGCCTAGTTATTCTTATTATCCTGGTAGTTCTCATGCTCATCCTATGGAAGTTTTTCAAACCAGGAAAACTGAGAGCTTTGATTAGTCGCACAGCTAAGCCTCCAG GGACTAGTGATGCCCTTAGTGTACATCTTCGTACAATAAGCTACTTTAACTTCCATACATTGGAGAAGGCTACGAAGAATTTTCACTCAAATAACCTGCTTGGAAGTGGTGGATTTGGTCCAGTTTTCCTG GGGAAGCTAGGAGATGGACAATTGATTGCTGTCAAGAAGCTGTCTCTTGGCAACTCGCAGCAAGGGGACCGGGAGTTTCTTGCGGAGGTGCGGCTGATAACAAGCATACAGCATAAGAACCTGGTCCGCCTTCTAGGCTGTTGCTCAGATGGGGCTCAGAGGCTTCTCGTGTACGAATACATGAAGAATAGAAGCTTGGACCAAATAATATATG GAAAGATTAATATATTCCTTAATTGGAAAACTCGGTACCAGATAATTTTAGGGATCGCACGGGGATTACAATATCTTCATGAGGATTCACACATTAGAATTGTCCACAGGGACATCAAAGCCAGCAATATTCTGCTGGATGACAAATTCCAACCAAGAATTGGTGATTTTGGCCTAGCCAGGTTTTTCCCTGAAGATCAAGCATATCTCAGCACTGCATTTGCTGGAACCTT AGGTTACACAGCTCCTGAATATGCCATTAGAGGAGAATTGTCTGAAAAGGCTGATATATACAGTTTTGGTGTTCTTGTGCTAGAAATTATCAATTGCCGGAAGAATACAGATCTTTCTTTGCCTTCAGAAATGCAATATCTCCCCGAATAT GCATGGAAGCTATATGAAAGGTCAAGATTAATTGATCTAGTTGATCCCAAGATGCGGGAAGATGGGATCGTGGAAAAGGATGTCATGCAAACAATATATGTGGCTTTCTTATGCCTTCAGCCTCATGCAAATTTAAGACCACCAATGTCTGAGATTGTTGCAATGTTGGTACCTAAGGTTACACTAGTTGAAACACCAACTAGACCAGCTTTCTTAGATCGAAAGCGAAGGAAGGACGAGAAGATTTCTTGGGATACTACAACAGATGGTTTCCCTTCTCCTCTGCAGAGTGATTCACCTTCCCTCTCCCGACCACAAAAGTAG
- the LOC132602787 gene encoding uncharacterized protein LOC132602787: MAYVDHAFSISDEDMMMEGSHADNNRGPMKEIALAVSLLVFGTLAIVVGIFMAINKVGGDTAHGLFFAILGGVLFIPGFYYTRIAYYAYKGYKGFSFSNIPPV; this comes from the exons ATGGCGTATGTGGATCATGCTTTCTCGATTTCAGACGAGGATATGATGATGGAGGGTTCTCATGCCGACAACAATCGTGGACCCATGAAAGAGATCGCTCTTGCTGTTTCCCTTCTTGTCTTTGGTACTCttgctattgttgttggtattttcaTGGCCATCAATAAGGTCGGCGGCGATACTGCTCATG GGCTGTTTTTTGCCATACTAGGTGGAGTTCTGTTTATACCAGGGTTCTACTATACGCGGATTGCATACTATGCTTACAAGGGTTATAAAGGTTTCTCTTTCTCCAATATACCTCCCGTGTAG